The genomic interval GGTCTATGAGCTGGCGCGCAAGCGCTGAGCGGGCCGGTAGGTCGAGACGCTCACCGAGGCCGTCACTTCGAGCGACTCCGGCAGCGCCGTGAGATCGCGGCTGTCGTCGTGGAATGCGGAGGGGCCCATTCCGACGACATGCGCGACATCGGCGCGATCGAGTTTCATCGGGTAATCGACGACGACGCGCTCCAGGAGTTCGAAATGCCCGGCCATCGATTCGCCGAGCCTGCGGTCCTTGTCCGGGTCCACCGTCACCATGCCCAGCGGGCCCACCAGTTCACCCAGATGCCGGGCGGTGGGGGTGGCCACGACGAAACGGCCATCGGCGCGCAGAACTCGCGCGACCTCGGCGGGGTTGCGCGGGGCGAACACCGACACGACCCGGTGCGTCGTATCGTCGCGCAGCGGTAGCCCGCGCCAGGCGTCGGCGAGGATCGCCGCGGCACGGGGATGAGCGCGCGCGGAACGCCGGGCAGCGGCCTTGGCCACATCCAGCGCGATGCCACGAGCCGCGGGGGCGGCGTCGAGTGCGCGGGCCAGGTAGTAACCGGTGCCCGCGCCGATTTCCAGGACGACGGCCGCCGGTTCGGCGGCCGGTGCGAGAGCGGCGGCCACCGCGTCGGCGATGGGCGCGAAGTGTCCGCCGCCCTGGAAGGCGGCGCGGGCGTCCAGCATCGCTGGGGTGTCGCCGGTCATCTTGGTCGAAGCGCCGGTCAGCAGGCTGACATAGCCCTGCTTGGCGAGGTCGAAGCTATGGCCCTGCCCACAGCGCAGCGACCGGTCCTGCGGCGTCAAGGCGAGGCCGCATTCCGGGCAGGCCAGTAGGCCGGCCAGCTCAGCGAGTACGCGCCTAGCTGGTGACACTCTTCAGTTCGTCACCGAGCGCCGCCGCCTCATCCGGCGTGAGTTCGACGACCAGACGCCCGCCACCCTCGAGTGGAACCCGCATCACGATTCCACGCCCTTCTTTGGTTGCCTCGAGGGGACCGTCCCCGGTGCGGGGCTTCATGGCCGCCATCCTCTGCTCCCTCCAGATCTGCGCGGTATTCCTGCGCACTTTCTTGGAACTCCAGTTGTCACCAACTAGCGAGCCCGCCGGCATTTGGCGAGCTACACCGCACCTATTCTTCCCTATCGCCGTTGTGCACGGATACCTGAGTTCGAAATGTGACCACGGGGCCACTGTCGGGCACGTCACGTTTCACCCAGCAATCGGCCAGATGATCGTCCACCATTCCGGTCGCCTGCATCAGCGCGTAGGCCGTGGTGGGTCCGACGAAACGGAATCCGCGGCGCTTCAATTCTTTTGCCAGAGCGACGGATTCGGCTGTGATGGCGGGCACGTCGGCGACGCTTCGCGGACGCGGGCGCGGGGCCGGTGCGAAGGACCAGAGCAGCTCGTCCAGACCGATATCGAGATCGCCGGCAACCCGGGCGTTCGCGATCACCGCGTCGATCTTGAGACGGTTCCGGACGATGCCTTCGTCGGCCATCAGCCGGGCGATGTCCGCGTCGCCGAATCGGGCCACCCGCGCGATCTCGAAACCGGCGAAGGCCGCGCGGAAAGCGGGCCGTTTCCGCAGAATCGTGATCCACGACAGACCCGACTGAAATGCCTCCAGGCTCAGCCGCTCGAACAGCGCGTCGTCGCCGCGCACCGGCTTACCCCACTCGTGATCGTGGTATTCGCGGTAGAGCGTGGAGCCTTCGGCCCAGGGGCAACGGAAACGCCCGTCGGGGGCGAGTTCGACGCTCACTGCTTGTCGAGCGGCGGCTGGTCTTCCGAGCCGCGCGGCTCGGGCATGGGTACCGACATCGGCCGCGGCGGCCCCACCGCCGCCGGTGCGGCGGTGTCCTGCCTGAGCAACGGTTGCGGATCGGGCTGCACCGGGTGGTTGTTATGGGTGGTTTGCCGCGGCGGGGCGTACCCCCGGGCGCGCGCCAGCTCCACCTGTAACTCATCGATCCGCGCGGCGAGGCGGGCCAGCGCCCAGTCCACCTCACCGGCTTTGTAACCGCGCAGCACCTGCTGGAAGCGCAACGCGCGCACGTCCGCCCCGCTGATGCCCTCGGCGGGCAGCACCGTAGCGGTGGTGCCCTCGGGCAGCGGGCCTAGTTCCTCGCCGCGGCCGAACACCGCGCTCGCCAGGAGGAACAGCACGGCGGCCACGAGGCCGACGATCAGCACGTACAGAAGCAGCGTGAGCATGTGTCGAGCTTATTGGGCGGGGATGACAAACGGGTATGTGCTACCCGGCGGAAATCGGTCCTCGCGTTCGGCTTACAGGTGGCGGGTGGTGTCGATACCGAGCGACATGCCCGCCAAGCCACGGCGGCGGACGGCGAGCTTGTCCGCGACTTCGAGCAGCGCCTTGGCCGCGGGACTTTCCGGGTTGCGCAGGACGATGGGGGTGCCTTCGTCGCCCGCTTCGCGCAACTCCTGCTCGATCGGGATCTGGCCGAGCAGCGGCACCGACGCGCCGACCGCGCGGGTGAGGTTGTCGGCGACGATCTGGCCGCCGCCGGACCCGTAGAGATCCATGCGCGAACCGTCGGGCAGGTCCATCCAGGACATGTTCTCCACGACACCCGCGATCCGCTGCCGGGTTTGCAGCGCGATCGAGCCCGCGCGCTCGGCGACCTCGGCGGCCGCGGGCTGCGGGGTGGTGACGACCAGGATTTCCGCGTTCGGGATGAGCTGGGCGATGGAGATGGCGACATCGCCGGTGCCCGGCGGCAGGTCGAGCAGCAGGATGTCCAGGTCGCCCCAGAAGACATCGGCGAGGAACTGCTGCAGAGCGCGGTGCAACATCGGGCCGCGCCACACCACGGGCGTATTGCCCTGGGTGAACATGGCGATCGAGATGACCTTCACGTCATGCGCGACCGGCGGCATGATCATGCGTTCGACCTGGGTGGGCCGGGCGTCGGTGCCGAGCATGCGGGGCACCGAGTGGCCGTAGATGTCGGCGTCGAGCACGCCGACGGACAAGCCGCGCGCGGCCATGGCGGCCGCGAGATTGACCGTGACGCTGGATTTTCCGACGCCGCCCTTACCGGAGGCGACCGCGTACACGCGGGTCAGCGAACCGGGCTGGGCGAACGGGATGACCGGATCGGCGGAATCGCCGCGCAGCTGTTTGCGCAGGTTGGTGCGCTGCTCGTCGTCCATCACGTCGAGTTCGACGGTGACCGCGCCGACGCCGGGCACGTCGGCCACCGCCTTGCTGACCCGCTGGGTGATCTCGGTCCGCAGCGGGCAGCCCGCCGTGGTCAAGTAGACCTCGACATGGACATTGCTGTCGGCATCGATCGCAACGCTTTTCACCATGCCCAGTTCGGTGATCGGCTTGCGGATCTCCGGGTCGTCGACCTTTGCGAGGGCGCCCCGCACGTCCGCTTCCGTAAACACTGGCATAACCGTGAATTCTAGGCGGCGCGAGCTCGGTGCCCGGAGGAGGTAGCGTGATCCGAGCGGGCCGGCTCAGATTTTCGGCAGCTCCGCGGGCCGCGGCGCGACGCCGGTGTTGTAGGAATTGGCCCACGCCATGACGTTGGCCACATACGCCATGGAGTTGTTGTAGCGCAGAATGGCGCGCGTCTGCTGGCCCAGATCGCGCATGTTCAGGCCACCCGAGCAGAGGTACTTGCCGGCGGTCAGCGCCGCGTCGAAGAGGTTCTGCGGGTCGGCGATGCCGTCGTTGTTGCCGTCGGCGGCGTAGCGCTTCCAGGTCTCGGGCAGGAACTGCATCGGGCCGATGGCGCGGTCGTAGCCGCCGAGCCCGTCGAGTTCGCCGCCGTCGCTGTCGTGGATGACGTTGTTGCCGTACAGGCTGCCGTCGAGCACCGGGCCGTAGACGGGGCTGAGCGGATTGCCCGCGTTGTCGGCCTTGCCGCCGAAGGCGTGCGTGGATTCGACGCGGCCGATGCCGGCCAGCATGGTCCAGGACATATCGCAGGTCGGATTCTCCGCGTGCAGGATCTGCTCCGCGTTCTGATAGGCCGCGACGGCGACACCGGGGATACCGGACTGCGGCGGCAGCGTGGCCTTTTCCCGATCAGCCGGCAGGGCAAGGGTTTTGACGACCGGCGGCGTGCGGTGCCCCTGCTTGGCCACCGCGTGCGTCTGCTCGGCCGGATCCGGCTCCGCGGGTTTGGCGGCCAGCGGGTCCAGCTCGCCCTCGGAGAACTGCTGGATGGATGCGATTTCGCCGGTGTCCAGTTCGGAGGTCGCCCCGACGGCCATGAGGCCGGCGGGAACCAAGCCGGTCAGTGCGAGAACGGAGCTGCGCCTGACGGTCGCAGGCGATTGCTTACGGTGACGCCCCACTTGCGGTGATCCTCCTGCAGCGACGAGCTGTTGTGGACCTCAGAAGGTTACCGCATTCGAGACCTTTTTGTTACCCCTTCGTGACCTGTGTTTATGTTTGAAATCAGGCCGGAGGCAATGGGATAACAATGTTGAACGGAAGCGTGATCGCGGGCGGCGGGACCGGCGCGGGCTCGGCGGGAGCCTCGGCCGGCGGGGGTAGCTCGGGTTCCGGCGTCTTCGCCACCTCGGGTGGCCGCGGTGCGGCAGGGGCGGCGGGTGCGGCCTGCTCGGCGGGCTGCGGGAGCGTGCACACCGGCTGCTTCGGTTCGGTGTCGCCCGGTTCGATGGTCCCCGGTTCGGCCGCGCCGTAGGTCTGCGGCGCGTTGGGGTTGACCGCCGCGTCGAGCGGGCGGGCCATCGGAGCCGGAACCGCCTGCACGGCGCACGGATCGGCCGGCGGCGGGACCGGAGGCGGGCAGAAGATGCCGCACGGGATCGGCGGCAGGCCCGGGATGGTGATCATCACTTCGGTCGGCGTCGGCGCGGCGGGAACTGCGCGGTTTTCCGTCGGCCGCTGCTGCTCGGGGGTGGCCGGCGGTTTGGTGTTGGCCGCCACCATGTCCGGGCCCGCCTGGATCGGCGCGGTGCCGGGTGCGATCAACTCGGGGGAGATGGCGACCTGGGCCGGGGTGCCGCCGGTGCGGTAGGCCGAGGACCAGCTCAGCACATTGGCCGCGTAGGACATCGAGTTGTTGTAGCGCAGCACCGCACGTAGTTCCTGTTGCGGGTCACGCAGATTCATATTGCCCGAGCACAGGTACTTGCCCGCCGCCAGCGCGGCGTCGAAGACATTGTGCGGATCGGACACGCCGTCGCCGTTGCCGTCGGCGGCGTACTGGCTCCAGGTTCCGGGCAGGAACTGCATCGGTCCGAGCGCACGCACGTAGCCGCCGTCGGCGGCCTTGATGATCTCGTTGCCGGGCAGTGTCCCGTCCAGGGCGGGACCGAAGATCGGCGTGACCGTGGTCCCGGCGGCGTCGGTGCGGCCGCTGCTGGCGTGGCCGGATTCGATGCGGCCGATACCGGCCAGCAGGTTCCAGGACACACCGCAGCCAGGCGCCGAGGATTCCAGTGCCAGTTCGGCATTGCGGTAGGCCGCGAGCACGATTTCCGGAATGCCCAGTGCCCCACCGGTGGCGGGCAGGGCGATGTCGCGCAGCGGGACCAGGCCGGCGAACGGCGCCGCGCCGTCGGTCGGCGGGGTCATTGCTGTCAGTTTGCGGGGAGTTTCCGGGGCGACCGGGAGCAGGCCAACCGTCCGGGACAGTTGCGCCTCGTCCGTCATGGCTGCGGTGTTGCCGGTGCCCTTGGACGCGGCCAGCAATGCCTCCGGCGCCGTGGCCGGCGCGGTATCGGTGCTGGAATGAGTTGTTGATCCGGTGGCGACGAGACCCGCGACGACCAGGGCCGACATGGTTATTGGGGCAGATATTCGCATTCGGCCACACCAATCCTCTACGTCGGTGGGAGCGAGGCCGGCCATCCCCTGCCCGCTCGCCCCTCAGGACAACGCTGTCCAGGTTACCCATGGGTCAGGTGATTCAGTGCACATTTCCGGTCAATCGTCAGCAACTGAAGGCGAAATCGGTCCCTGTGCCTGCTTCCGCCCGGATGTTTTCTTGCGGCGTGTCTTCGGGTCGTCGCCGCCCGTGCCGACGGCGGCCGCCTCGATCCGATCCAGCACCGCACGCATCTCCTCGAGTTCGCGGCGCAGATAGTCGCGGGTGGCGACATCGCCGACCGCGATCCGCAGCGACGCGAGCTCGCGGGCCAGGAATTCGGTGTCGGCTTTGGTCTGTGCCGCGCGAGTCCGGTCCTCCTCCAAGGAGACTCGGTCGCGGTTGTCCTGGCGGTTCTGGGCCAGCAGGATCAGCGGCGCGGCGTAGGCGGCCTGGGTGGAGAACGCCAGGTTCAGCAGGATGAACGGGTACGGATCCCAACGCAGGGACACCGCGAAGACATTGAGCAGGATCCAGACGATGACCAGTATCGTCTGGATCGCCAGGTACCTTCCGGTGCCCAGGAATCGGGCCACCCGCTCGCTGCTGCGCGCCAAAGCCTCGGCGTCCCAATCGAATCGGAAACGCGACTCCATGGGCGTTTCCAGACGCTGTCTCGCGGAGGTCTTCTCGCTCACCCGCTTCTCACTCATGGACGCGCACCTCCCCGATCGCCTGTTCCTGTTCGCGCCAGTCCTCGGGCAGCAGGTGGTCGAGCACGTCGTCGACGCTGACCGCGCCGAGCAGATGGTTCTCCGCGTCCACCACCGGACCGCAGACCAGGTTGTAGGTGGCGAAGTAGCGGGTCACCGCGGCCAGCGGTACCTCGGGACGCAGCGGCGTCAGATCGGAGTCGAGTATCCCGCCGACCAGATGCGCTGGAGGTTCGCGCAGCAGCTGCTGGATGTGTACACACCCCAGATAGCGGCCGGTCGGCGTGGCGGTGGGCGGGCGGACCACGAACACCATGGACGCCAGCGCGGGCGTCAGATCCGGGTTGCGCACGCGGGCAAGAGCTTCGGCGACGGTGGTCGCCGGGGTCAGGATGATCGGCTTCGGGGTCATCAGACCACCGGCGGTATCGGGGGAGTGCTCGAGCAGCCGGCGGACCGGTTCGGATTCCTCCGGATCCATCAGCGCGAGCAGCGATTCGCGTTCGCCGGTGGACAGTTCGCCCAGCAGGTCGGCGGCGTCGTCGGGGTCCATCGCCTCGAGCACGTCGGCGGCGCGGCCCGCTTCGAGGTGGCCGAGCAGGTCGATCTGGTCGTCGTCGGGAAGTTCCTGCACCACATCGGCGAGTCGTTCGTCGTCGAGGGCCTCGGCGACTTCGATGCGGCGCTTCTCGGGTAGCTCGCGCAGCAGATGCGCGACATCGGGGGCGCGCATGCCGTCGAACTGAGCGAGCAACTGGGTGACATCCTGACCGGGCCGGCCGACTTCGTACGGGGTGAGTCCGCTCACGCGCGACCAGTCGACCACGTGCACGGTGCGCCGGCGGCCGATACGCCGATGCCCGCGGACCGCCACCCGCGCCACCAGCCAGTCCCTGGTCCGGGACTGTTCGATGGCGAGATCCACGACGAACACGTCGACTCCGGCGAGGTCCGGCAGGTCGGGGTCGTCCACGCGGACCGCCGAATCCACGATCTGCGCGAGAGCGAGGAGTTCCCCGGCGCGCTGAGCGAATCGCCGCAGGCTGACCGTGCCGGTATTGAGTGTCACCGCACCGGGTTCGATGCCGGTGACGCGCAGCATCGGCACGAAAATCCTGCGGCGGGTGGGCAATTCGACGACCAGGCCGTGCACCCTGGGCTGTTGCCGGTCGTATCGGATGGCGACGACGACGTCCCGGATGCGGCCGATAGACTCGCCGTCCGGTCCCAGCACCACCAAGCCGGCCAGCCTCGCGACGTACACCCTGGTTGCTGCCATGCTAGCCAGGCTAAGGGTTCGTGGGCGTGTCTCGTACCACGCCACGATTCCCGGAAGGAGATCTATGCAGCCGCGCCGTTCCGTCCTCGCCGTTCCGGGCAGCAACCCGAAGATGATCGAGAAAGCCAAAGGGCTGCCGGTCGACGAGGTGTTTCTCGACTTGGAGGACGCGGTCGCCCCCGTCGCCAAGGCGCAGGCCCGCGCCAATATCGTGGCCGCGCTCAATGATTCGGGCTGGGGTTCGCAACTGAAGGTGGTCCGGGTCAACGACTGGACCACGCAGTGGACCTACGCGGATGTGATCACCGTCATCGAAGGCGCGGGCGCGGAGATCGACGCGATCCTGCTGCCGAAGGTCACCGACGCGGGTCAGGTCCGCGCGCTGGACCTGCTGCTGACCCAGCTGGAGCTGGCCCAGGAGCTCGAGGTGGGCCGGATCGGCATCGAGCCGCAGCTGGAGAACGCCATGGGGTTGCGCAATATCGATGCGATCGCCACTGCCAGCCCGCGGGTGCGGGCGCTGGTCTTCGGTCCGGCGGATTTCATGGCCAGTATCAATATGCGCACCCTGGTCGTCGGCGAACAGCCCGAGGGTTACGACACCGGCGATGCCTACCATCACATCCTGATGACGATCTTGCTGGCCGCCCGCGCACACGGCTTGCAGGCCATCGACGGGCCGTATTTGCAGATCCGTGATATCGAGGGCTTCAAGCGGGCCGCGGCACGCACCGCCGCGCTGGGCTTCGACGGCAAGTGGGTGCTGCATCCCGGTCAGATCGACGCCTGCAACGAGATCTTCAGCCCCCGCCAGGCCGACTACGACCGGGCCGAGGAAATCCTGGACGCCTACGCCTTCCACACCTCGGCAGAGGGCGGCGCCCGCGGCGCGGTCATGCTCGGCGACGAAATGATCGATGAGGCCAGTGCGAAGATGGCACAGGTGATCGCCGAGAAGGGCCGCGCAGCTGGTATGACGCGTTCCACGTGAGAAAATAGCGATATGACGAATCCCTTGGGGAACGCGAACCGCCGTGGTCAAGGCTTGCCGACGCCGCCGTCGGGCTGGCCGGTCGGCTCCTATCCGACCTATGCCGAGGCGCAGAAGGCGGTGGACTATCTCGCCGACAACAATTTCTCGGTGCAGGACGTGACCATCGTCGGTGTCGACCTGATGCAGGTGGAGCGGGTGCTGTACCGGTTGACCTGGGGCAAGGTGATCGGTGGCGGTATCGCCTCGGGCGCCTGGCTGGGTCTGTTCATCGGCCTGCTGCTGAGCCTGTTCACGCCCGACGACAAGAGTTCGCTGGCACCGCTGGCGGTCGGCCTGATCGGCGGCATCATCTTCGGCCTGATCACCACGGCGATTCCGTACGCCGCGACCAAGGGCCAGCGCGATTTCGCCTCCACCATGCAACTGGTGGCGGGCCGCTACGACGTGCTGTGCGACCCGAAGTCGGCCGAGCAGGCCCGCGACATGCTGGCGCGACTGGCCATTTGAGCATGGACGTGGTGCAGAAGGTCCGCACCGGGGTGCTCGAACACTTCGGGGTGGCCGCGAGCGGAGTGGACTCGGCCTCGGTGACGTTCCTGGGCCTGGAGCCGATCGAGATCCTGCGGATCGTGGACGGCGACCAGGTTCATTACGCGACGCTGGGTGGATCTCGTACGCCGATGGGCGACCCGGGCGATGTGCTGGCCGATCCGGTGCGCGGCCCGCGCGCCGAACTGGTGCTGACTCTGCGCTCGGGCACCGGCGCGGCGTCCGGCCTGGCCCGATCCCTCGGTGTGCTGGCCGCCACGCCCGCGGTGGAAGGCGTTGTGCTGCAACCGGACGCGCTGCTCGATCTGGGTGAGCCGCTGTGGGTGAACGCCCCGTTCACCGCGGTGTTACTGGGCGACAGCGAGATTCCCGAGGTGGTGCTGCCCGACCCGGCCGAACCCGTGCGCTATCTGACGGTCACTCCGGTCACCGCGACCGAAGCCGCCTGGGTGCGGGTGCGCGGGGCGCAAGCTCTGCGTGACGCGTGGACCGAGGCCGGGATCGATGTGCGTGATCCCGCGAGAGGCGCTGCGTCGCTCTAGGTTTCACAGGTCGCCATAGCTTTCACAGCCAGTTGCGGCGGCGGAAGTTGACGTAGAGCACGAGGCAACCGCCGACGATGACGCTCCAGACCACCGGATAGCCCCACGGCTGATGCAGTTCCGGCATGAAGTCGAAGTTCATGCCGTAGATGCCCGCGACCATGGTGGGCCACGCCGCCATCGCCACCCACGCGGAGATCTTGCGCATATCGGTGTTCTGCTGCACGCCGATCTTGGCCAAGGCGGCGGAGACGAGTTCGCTCAGCGACTCGTCGTAGTCGGCGATGCGATCGTTGACGGCGGTGTGGTGGTCGGCCACGTCGCGCATGTAGCGGCGAATCTCCTTGGGCAACGGCGTATCCGGGCTCTGGCTGAGCACATGCAGCGGAATCTGCAAGGGCGCGACCGCGCGCCGCAGCTCCACCACCTCGCGCTTGAGCTGGTAGATCGCCTCGATGGTGACGAGATTGTTCGGGGTGAAGACTTGCTCCTCCATCTCGTCGATATCGTTCTCGACGGCCTCGGACACGTCGATATAGGAATCGACGATGTGGTCGGCCACGGCGTGCAGCACCGAACCCGGGCCGAGGGCGAGCAGTTCCGGTTGGGCCTCCAACGCGCTACGCACGCCGGTCAATTCGCCGTGGTCACCGTGGCGCACAGTGACCACGAAATCCGCACCGGTGAACACCATGATCTCGCCGGTTTCCACGATCTCGCTGACCGAGTTCATCTCGTGCGGTACGTAGAGCACGGTGCGCATCACCAGGAACAAGGTGTCGTCGTAGCGCTCGAGCTTGGGCCGCTGTCGGGCGTGCACCGCGTCCTCGACGGCCAGCGGATGCAGATCGAAAGTGGCCGCGATATCGGCCATTTGGGCCGCGTCGGGCTTGTGCAGGCCGATCCAGACGAAACCGGTGCCCCGGGAGCGCACCTCGGCGATGGCCTGCTTGTGGCCGTAGTGGCCGGGTAGCCGTTTACCGTCGACGTAGACCCCGCAGTCGACCACGGCGCGCGCGGTGGGCACCGGGATATACGGCAGCGGCGCACTCGCGCGCGAGGGAGTCCGGAACGACGGTAGCGGGGGAATCGACGGCACGATTCCGATGCTACGTCGGCGCTAGCCGCAGACCGATGAGCACCGAACCCCGCCGCGCACGAGCCCAGCGGTCGCCACCCGCCGAATCACCGCGAGATGCTGTAACTATTGATGACGTGCGCATAGATCTCCACACCCATTCGAACGCCTCCGACGGCACCGACACCCCCGCCGAACTAGTGCGCAATGCCGCGGCGGCGGGCCTCGACGTCGTGGCGATCACCGATCACGACACCACCTCCGGGTGGGCCGAGGCGGTCGATGCGCTCCCGGCGGGCCTGACGCTGGTGCGCGGGATGGAGATGTCGTGCGTGGGCCTCGGCGAGGACGGCTGGCCGGTCCCGGTGCACCTCCTGGCCTATCTGTTCGACCCGGCCGACAGCAGTTTCGCAGAGGAACGCGAACGGTTGCGCGCCGAACGCGTAGACCGGTTGCGCGCCATGGCCGAGCGAATGGCCGCCGACGGGCTGCCCGTCGATCCGGACGCGGTGCTGGCCTCGGCCGGTCCGTCGGCCGGGCGTCCGCACCTGGCGCGGGCGCTCGTCGCCGCCGGTGTGGTGCCGACAGTGGACGCCGCGTTCGTCGACCTGCTCGCCCCGCACGGCCGCTACTACGCCGAGAAGGCCGATACCCCGCTGCGACGTGCGGTGGAGATGATCGCCGCGGCAGGCGGGGTGAGCGTGCTGGCGCACGCGCGGGCCCGCAAGCGCGGCCGCATGCTGGCCCTCGACGATATCCGTGACCTGTCCACTCGCGGCCTGGGCGGACTGGAGATCGATCATCCCGATCACAGCGCCGCGGACCGGCGGATCCTGAGCGAGCTGGCCACGGAATTGGGTTTGCTCACGACCGGCTCGTCGGACTACCACGGCGCCAACAAGACCATCCGCCTCGGCGAGTTCACCACCGACCCGGCGCAATTCGAGGTTCTCGTCGGGAAGGCAAGCGGGGTGCCGGTGATAGCTCGATGAAGGTGTTGCGCGGGTTCAGCGGGCTGGTCGCCGCGGGCACCTTCGTGCTGGCGCTGGTAGTGGTCGCCGCCGCGTTCATGGGTGCCCGGCGCGGATTTCCCGGTCCGGGTGGGGAATCCGTCGCCTGGCATGTGGCAACTTCGATCCTCGCCATTTCCGCACAAATTTTCGCGGACCGGCGGCGGGGTTTTGCCGCGTTTTCCGGATCGATGGTTGTTTTCGTGGCCTCCGGATTATTGCTGTGGACGCAGTGGTGGAGCTGATAAAAGCGCAATAGTTATCAGCTCCGGTTGCGGCTCGATGAATTGTGGCCGAATATTCCTTCTGTGAGTTCGATCGAGACGGACGTACTGGTTCTCGGCGGTGGCCCCGCCGGAGCCTGGGCCGCCGTCTCGGCCGCCACGGCCGGAGCCCGCGTCGTGCTGGTCGACAAGGGGCGCTGCGCGACCGGCGGTCCGGCTGTTCCGGGTGGGGAGACGCTGTGGCACGTTCCGCCCGGTCCCGCGCGGGACGAGGCGGTCCGGCACGCCTATCGGCAGGGCGGCGGCCTGGGCGATCCGGACTTGATGCACCGCGTACTGGACGAGACGCACCGCCAGGTCGGTCAACTGCGGCGCCGCGGACGATTCCCCGGCGAACTCGGCGGCGTGCGGGTCGTCCTGGACGAGCCGGGCTACCTGCGCAGACTGCGCCGGCGGCTCTGGGAAGCCGGAGTGCGGGTCCTGGACCATCATCCGGCCGTGCAGTTGCTCGTCGATCGGGACGGTGTGGTCGGCGGCGCCACCGGGCTGCGGCGCGGCCATCGGTATCAGAGTTGGACCGTGCGTGCCGGAGCCGTGGTGGTGGCGACC from Nocardia goodfellowii carries:
- a CDS encoding general stress protein, with protein sequence MTNPLGNANRRGQGLPTPPSGWPVGSYPTYAEAQKAVDYLADNNFSVQDVTIVGVDLMQVERVLYRLTWGKVIGGGIASGAWLGLFIGLLLSLFTPDDKSSLAPLAVGLIGGIIFGLITTAIPYAATKGQRDFASTMQLVAGRYDVLCDPKSAEQARDMLARLAI
- a CDS encoding suppressor of fused domain protein, with amino-acid sequence MDVVQKVRTGVLEHFGVAASGVDSASVTFLGLEPIEILRIVDGDQVHYATLGGSRTPMGDPGDVLADPVRGPRAELVLTLRSGTGAASGLARSLGVLAATPAVEGVVLQPDALLDLGEPLWVNAPFTAVLLGDSEIPEVVLPDPAEPVRYLTVTPVTATEAAWVRVRGAQALRDAWTEAGIDVRDPARGAASL
- a CDS encoding magnesium and cobalt transport protein CorA, yielding MPSIPPLPSFRTPSRASAPLPYIPVPTARAVVDCGVYVDGKRLPGHYGHKQAIAEVRSRGTGFVWIGLHKPDAAQMADIAATFDLHPLAVEDAVHARQRPKLERYDDTLFLVMRTVLYVPHEMNSVSEIVETGEIMVFTGADFVVTVRHGDHGELTGVRSALEAQPELLALGPGSVLHAVADHIVDSYIDVSEAVENDIDEMEEQVFTPNNLVTIEAIYQLKREVVELRRAVAPLQIPLHVLSQSPDTPLPKEIRRYMRDVADHHTAVNDRIADYDESLSELVSAALAKIGVQQNTDMRKISAWVAMAAWPTMVAGIYGMNFDFMPELHQPWGYPVVWSVIVGGCLVLYVNFRRRNWL
- a CDS encoding PHP domain-containing protein gives rise to the protein MRIDLHTHSNASDGTDTPAELVRNAAAAGLDVVAITDHDTTSGWAEAVDALPAGLTLVRGMEMSCVGLGEDGWPVPVHLLAYLFDPADSSFAEERERLRAERVDRLRAMAERMAADGLPVDPDAVLASAGPSAGRPHLARALVAAGVVPTVDAAFVDLLAPHGRYYAEKADTPLRRAVEMIAAAGGVSVLAHARARKRGRMLALDDIRDLSTRGLGGLEIDHPDHSAADRRILSELATELGLLTTGSSDYHGANKTIRLGEFTTDPAQFEVLVGKASGVPVIAR